In a single window of the Perca flavescens isolate YP-PL-M2 chromosome 18, PFLA_1.0, whole genome shotgun sequence genome:
- the lft1 gene encoding lefty1, translating into MDFLRACVLCTALFGLAEAFTHQDMKDALLQKLGLDEVPKIHKRDLENLVIPAHIRNKYMSMLKMHHSRRRRSLPSLAGILRGIPGNADISGEYVYSDATRHRMVFDMEARVPENSEVTMAELKLYQRASYHKRFAVERKSHRPVNNARVSIYWVEVLPNGSNRTSLVDSRLIPIHETGWKSFDVTQAVHYWSKSEQKTPMHLEVWIEGERPGSYAAEMAKGVRFTTQEQTDNTLGKPELILYTLNLEEYGSRGDCNLNQNKDACCREEYFINFRALTWTQYWIIEPAGYQAFRCTGGCKQPKRNYSYGERRCTVSESAPLPIMYLVKKGDYTEIEVAEFPNMIVERCACTMDNVSIV; encoded by the exons aTGGATTTCCTGCGCGCTTGTGTCCTTTGCACCGCTCTCTTCGGTCTCGCCGAGGCTTTTACACACCAGGATATGAAGGACGCGCTGCTGCAGAAACTTGGCTTGGATGAAGTTCCTAAAATCCATAAAAGGGATTTGGAGAATCTGGTTATCCCGGCGCATATTAGAAATAAGTACATGTCCATGCTGAAGATGCACCACAGCAGGAGACGCAGATCTTTGCCCAGCCTGGCCGGCATCCTGAGGGGAATCCCTGGCAATGCAG ATATTTCCGGGGAGTATGTGTATTCTGACGCCACCCGGCATCGCATGGTGTTCGACATGGAGGCCAGGGTTCCGGAAAACAGCGAGGTGACCATGGCGGAGCTGAAGCTCTACCAGCGGGCTTCCTATCACAAGCGCTTCGCGGTGGAGAGGAAGAGCCACCGGCCCGTCAACAACGCCCGGGTCAGCATCTACTGGGTGGAGGTGCTGCCCAACGGATCCAACCGCACATCACTGGTAGACTCACG GTTGATCCCCATTCACGAGACCGGCTGGAAGAGCTTTGATGTGACCCAGGCGGTGCACTATTGGTCCAAGAGCGAGCAGAAGACACCTATGCACCTGGAGGTGTGGATCGAGGGCGAGAGACCTGGCAGCTACGCGGCCGAGATGGCCAAGGGTGTCCGCTTTACCACCCAGGAGCAGACGGACAACACCTTGGGGAAGCCCGAGCTCATCCTCTACACACTCAACCTCGAAGAATACGG TTCTCGCGGCGACTGCAACCTCAACCAGAACAAAGACGCCTGCTGCAGGGAAGAGTACTTCATCAACTTCCGCGCTCTCACCTGGACGCAGTACTGGATCATCGAGCCGGCAGGGTACCAGGCGTTCAGGTGCACCGGCGGCTGCAAGCAGCCCAAGCGCAACTACAGCTACGGGGAGCGGCGGTGCACGGTGTCGGAGAGCGCCCCGTTACCCATCATGTACCTGGTGAAGAAGGGGGACTATACTGAGATAGAAGTGGCCGAATTCCCCAATATGATTGTGGAGAGGTGTGCCTGCACCATGGACAACGTCTCCATAGTATGA